A part of Quatrionicoccus australiensis genomic DNA contains:
- a CDS encoding UDP-glucose dehydrogenase family protein: MKITVVGTGYVGLVSGTCLAEVGNDVLCLDVDPEKIRILEEGGIPIYEPGLQEMVRRNVAAGRLHFTTDIEKAVQHGTIQFIAVGTPPDEDGSADLQYVLGAARNIGRLMTDYKVIVDKSTVPVGTGAKVKAAIADELTKRAVDIPYSVVSNPEFLKEGAAVEDFMRPDRIVVGAEEEQAIHLMRALYAPFQRNHERLIITDVKSAELTKYAANAMLATRISFMNELANLAEVLGADIEMVRQGIGSDPRIGYHFLYPGCGYGGSCFPKDVKALIATAQDDAGITLKVLTAVEEANDEQKHILTKKLKARFGDLKGMHFALWGLSFKPNTDDMREAPSRELIADLFAAGATVSAYDPVAMHETQRIFGDDSRLQYAENPMGALDKADALLIVTEWKEFRSPDFDAIKQALKHPVVFDGRNLYDPKFVREQGIEYFAIGR, from the coding sequence ATGAAAATTACCGTTGTCGGCACCGGCTATGTCGGTCTGGTCAGTGGCACCTGTCTTGCTGAAGTGGGTAACGACGTTCTCTGTCTGGACGTCGATCCGGAAAAGATCCGCATCCTTGAAGAGGGCGGTATTCCCATTTACGAACCGGGTCTGCAGGAAATGGTCCGGCGCAATGTCGCCGCCGGTCGACTGCATTTCACGACCGATATTGAAAAGGCCGTGCAGCACGGCACCATCCAGTTCATCGCGGTCGGCACGCCGCCGGATGAGGACGGTTCGGCCGACCTGCAGTACGTGCTCGGCGCGGCGCGCAACATCGGCCGCCTGATGACCGATTACAAGGTCATCGTCGACAAGAGCACGGTGCCGGTCGGTACCGGTGCCAAGGTCAAGGCGGCGATCGCCGACGAACTGACCAAGCGTGCGGTCGACATCCCTTACAGCGTCGTTTCCAACCCGGAATTCCTCAAGGAAGGTGCGGCGGTCGAAGACTTCATGCGGCCGGACCGCATCGTCGTCGGCGCCGAGGAAGAGCAGGCCATTCACCTGATGCGCGCGCTCTACGCGCCCTTCCAGCGCAATCACGAACGCCTGATCATCACCGACGTGAAGAGTGCCGAGCTGACCAAGTACGCCGCCAACGCCATGCTGGCGACGCGCATCAGCTTCATGAACGAACTCGCCAACCTGGCCGAAGTGCTCGGTGCCGACATCGAAATGGTCCGCCAGGGCATCGGTTCCGATCCGCGTATCGGTTACCACTTCCTGTATCCCGGTTGCGGCTACGGCGGCTCCTGCTTCCCGAAGGACGTCAAGGCGCTGATCGCCACCGCCCAGGATGATGCCGGTATCACGCTCAAGGTGCTGACCGCGGTCGAGGAAGCCAATGACGAACAGAAACACATCCTGACCAAGAAACTCAAGGCCCGCTTCGGTGACTTGAAGGGCATGCATTTCGCGCTCTGGGGTCTGTCCTTCAAGCCCAATACCGACGACATGCGCGAAGCGCCGAGCCGCGAACTGATCGCCGACCTGTTTGCCGCCGGTGCCACGGTGTCTGCCTACGATCCGGTCGCCATGCACGAGACGCAGCGCATCTTCGGCGACGACAGCCGCCTGCAATATGCCGAGAACCCGATGGGGGCGCTCGACAAGGCCGATGCACTGCTCATCGTCACTGAGTGGAAGGAATTCCGCAGCCCGGATTTCGACGCCATCAAGCAGGCTTTGAAGCATCCGGTGGTTTTCGACGGGCGCAATCTTTACGATCCGAAGTTCGTGCGCGAGCAGGGGATCGAATACTTCGCGATCGGACGGTAA
- the lapB gene encoding lipopolysaccharide assembly protein LapB: protein MNDLFEYWQLLLIPVFFALGWAAARVDMRQVVHESRALPRSYFQGLNFLLNEEPDKAIDSFLEVAKVDSQTVELHFALGNLFRRRGETERAIRMHQNLIDREDLDEKVRLHALSELAQDYLKAGLLDRAEEMFNKLLATSFDAEAKRNLLEIYQVEKEWLKAVEIARELPEIASQRDVAEYYCELAANEIMRSRPDSAREYLEQAMQQNRKCVRASLLQGDLLLQEGKLLDAIEAWQRIEQQDPAYLALVAQRLLETYRKLERRDEGAALLRAYLERYPSLDLLDVVYQLILEGEGTESAYRLVRDELQRNPTLLGLEKLMSARLPLVEPEVRVDVELAKTIIQGYTKRLSRYRCDNCGFKARQFYWRCPACGGWETYPPRRSEEFDQTL, encoded by the coding sequence ATGAATGATCTGTTCGAATACTGGCAGCTGCTGCTGATCCCAGTTTTTTTCGCGCTGGGCTGGGCGGCGGCACGGGTGGATATGCGCCAGGTGGTGCATGAGTCGCGCGCCTTGCCGCGCTCGTATTTTCAGGGCTTGAATTTCCTGCTCAACGAAGAGCCGGACAAGGCCATCGATTCCTTTCTCGAGGTTGCCAAGGTCGATTCTCAGACCGTCGAGCTGCATTTTGCGCTCGGCAACCTGTTCCGTCGCCGTGGTGAAACCGAACGGGCGATCCGCATGCACCAGAACCTGATCGATCGGGAAGATCTCGATGAAAAGGTCCGTCTGCATGCCCTCTCCGAACTGGCCCAGGATTATCTCAAGGCCGGCCTGCTGGATCGGGCCGAGGAGATGTTCAACAAGCTGCTTGCTACCTCGTTCGACGCCGAAGCCAAGCGCAACCTGCTCGAGATCTACCAGGTCGAGAAAGAGTGGCTGAAGGCGGTCGAGATTGCCCGCGAGTTGCCGGAAATTGCTTCGCAGCGCGATGTGGCCGAGTATTACTGCGAACTGGCCGCCAATGAAATCATGCGTTCGCGCCCGGATTCGGCGCGCGAATACCTTGAGCAGGCGATGCAGCAGAACCGCAAGTGCGTGCGCGCCAGCCTGCTGCAGGGCGACCTGTTGCTGCAGGAGGGCAAGCTCCTTGACGCCATCGAGGCCTGGCAGCGCATCGAGCAGCAGGATCCGGCCTACCTGGCCCTGGTGGCCCAGCGCCTGCTCGAAACCTATCGCAAGCTGGAGCGGCGCGACGAAGGTGCGGCACTGCTGCGCGCCTATCTTGAGCGCTATCCTTCGCTCGATCTGCTCGATGTCGTCTATCAATTGATTCTTGAAGGCGAGGGCACCGAGTCGGCTTACCGTCTGGTGCGCGACGAGTTGCAGCGCAATCCGACCCTGCTCGGCCTGGAAAAATTGATGAGTGCGCGTCTGCCGCTGGTTGAGCCGGAAGTGCGCGTCGATGTCGAGCTGGCCAAGACCATCATCCAGGGCTACACCAAGCGCCTGTCGCGTTATCGGTGCGATAATTGCGGCTTCAAGGCCCGCCAGTTCTACTGGCGCTGTCCGGCCTGCGGTGGCTGGGAAACCTATCCGCCACGGCGCAGTGAAGAATTCGATCAAACATTGTAG
- the rfaD gene encoding ADP-glyceromanno-heptose 6-epimerase, with amino-acid sequence MYIVVTGAAGFIGSNIVKALNERGVTKIIAVDNLAKAEKFKNLIDCEISDYIDKNDFIARIQAGHYDGEIDAIFHEGACSDTMETDGRYMMENNYRYSCILLDWCLDQDVQFLYASSAATYGASSTFKEEREFEGPLNVYGYSKFLFDQIVRQRLAENPSSQIVGFRYFNVYGPRELHKGRMASVAFHNFNQFRADGKVKLFEGSHGYENGGQMRDFVYVGDVAKVNLFFLDHPEKSGIFNLGSGRAQSFNDVAVAAVNGCRKAKSEAPLDLAQLRAQGLLEYTAFPEALKGKYQAYTQADLAKLRAAGYVAPMATVEEGVSQYIEWLQKHV; translated from the coding sequence ATGTACATAGTCGTTACCGGCGCTGCCGGTTTTATCGGTTCCAACATCGTCAAGGCGCTCAACGAGCGCGGCGTGACCAAAATCATCGCGGTCGACAACTTGGCCAAGGCCGAAAAGTTCAAGAACCTGATCGATTGCGAGATCAGTGACTACATCGACAAGAACGATTTCATTGCGCGCATCCAGGCCGGCCACTACGACGGCGAGATCGACGCGATCTTCCATGAAGGCGCCTGTTCCGACACCATGGAAACCGACGGTCGCTACATGATGGAGAACAATTACCGTTACTCCTGCATCCTGCTCGACTGGTGCCTGGACCAGGACGTCCAGTTCCTCTACGCGTCGAGCGCGGCGACCTACGGTGCGTCCAGCACCTTCAAGGAAGAGCGCGAGTTCGAGGGGCCGCTCAATGTCTATGGCTACTCGAAGTTCCTGTTCGACCAGATCGTGCGCCAGCGCCTCGCCGAAAATCCGTCGTCGCAGATCGTCGGCTTCCGCTACTTCAATGTCTATGGGCCGCGCGAACTGCACAAGGGGCGCATGGCTTCTGTAGCGTTTCACAACTTCAACCAGTTTCGCGCCGACGGCAAGGTCAAGTTGTTCGAAGGCTCGCACGGTTATGAAAACGGCGGCCAGATGCGCGATTTCGTCTATGTCGGTGACGTCGCCAAGGTCAATCTGTTCTTCCTCGACCATCCGGAAAAGTCCGGCATCTTCAATCTCGGTTCCGGCCGCGCCCAGAGCTTCAACGATGTCGCTGTCGCAGCGGTCAACGGCTGCCGCAAGGCAAAAAGCGAGGCGCCGCTCGATCTCGCCCAGTTGCGGGCACAAGGCTTGCTCGAATACACCGCCTTTCCCGAGGCGCTGAAGGGCAAGTACCAGGCATACACGCAGGCCGATCTGGCCAAGTTGCGCGCTGCCGGCTACGTTGCCCCGATGGCCACGGTTGAGGAAGGCGTTTCCCAATACATCGAGTGGCTGCAAAAGCATGTATAA
- the cysM gene encoding cysteine synthase CysM, with translation MYKTLQDFVGNTPLVRLQRVPGADNDRRGNVILAKLEGNNPAGSVKDRPALSMIVHAEARGEIKPGDTLIEATSGNTGIALAMAAAIKGYKMILVMPENQSIERRQSMRAYGAELVLTPKDGGMELCRDIAEKMRNEGKGIILDQFANPDNPRAHIEGTGPEIWRDTDGRITHFVSSMGTTGTIMGTSAFLKSVNPAIQIVGCQPEDGSQIPGIRKWPEAYLPKIYDKTNVDRIEYVSQGDAEAMTRRLATEEGIFAGISSGGALAVALRLAQTLENATIVSIVCDRGDRYLSTGVFPA, from the coding sequence ATGTATAAAACCCTGCAGGATTTTGTCGGAAACACGCCGCTGGTACGTTTGCAACGCGTCCCCGGCGCCGACAACGACAGGCGTGGCAACGTGATTCTCGCCAAGCTTGAAGGCAACAACCCGGCAGGTTCGGTCAAGGACCGGCCGGCCCTGTCGATGATCGTGCATGCCGAAGCGCGTGGCGAGATCAAGCCGGGCGATACGCTGATCGAGGCGACCTCCGGAAATACCGGCATTGCGCTGGCCATGGCGGCGGCGATCAAGGGTTACAAGATGATCCTGGTGATGCCCGAAAACCAGAGCATCGAGCGCCGCCAGAGCATGCGTGCCTACGGCGCCGAACTGGTCCTGACGCCCAAGGATGGCGGCATGGAGCTGTGTCGCGACATCGCCGAGAAGATGCGCAACGAAGGCAAGGGCATCATCCTCGACCAGTTTGCCAATCCGGACAATCCGCGTGCCCACATCGAGGGCACCGGCCCAGAAATCTGGCGCGACACCGACGGCCGGATCACGCATTTCGTTTCCAGCATGGGCACCACCGGCACCATCATGGGCACCTCCGCCTTCCTCAAGTCAGTCAATCCGGCAATCCAGATCGTTGGATGCCAGCCGGAAGACGGCAGCCAGATCCCGGGTATCCGCAAGTGGCCGGAAGCCTACCTGCCGAAGATTTACGATAAAACCAACGTCGACCGTATCGAATATGTCAGCCAGGGCGATGCCGAGGCGATGACGCGCCGCCTGGCAACCGAAGAAGGCATCTTTGCCGGCATTTCCTCGGGCGGTGCGCTGGCCGTGGCGCTGCGCCTGGCACAGACGCTGGAGAATGCGACGATCGTTTCCATCGTCTGCGACCGCGGCGACCGTTACCTGTCGACCGGCGTCTTCCCGGCATGA
- a CDS encoding integration host factor subunit beta: MTKSELIARLAERFPQLVAKDADFAVKMMLDAMSDALVRGDRIEIRGFGSFALNYRPPRTGRNPKSGDKVSVPAKWVPHFKAGKELRERVDQSI; the protein is encoded by the coding sequence ATGACCAAATCCGAGCTCATCGCCCGGCTGGCGGAGCGATTTCCGCAGTTGGTGGCGAAGGATGCTGATTTCGCGGTCAAGATGATGCTCGATGCGATGTCCGACGCCTTGGTGCGTGGGGATCGTATCGAGATCCGCGGCTTCGGCAGCTTTGCGCTCAACTACCGGCCGCCGCGCACCGGTCGTAACCCCAAATCGGGGGACAAGGTCAGCGTACCTGCCAAGTGGGTTCCCCACTTCAAGGCAGGCAAGGAACTGCGTGAGCGGGTCGATCAGTCGATCTGA
- a CDS encoding LapA family protein, translating to MTAITWAVRLVIFSFLLLFALQNTDPVNLNFIFGQIWQAPLVIVLLAFFAGGALLGVLSLLGVIYRQRREISRLKRAASETKAAAVVVPEPPAV from the coding sequence ATGACTGCAATCACCTGGGCCGTACGGCTCGTCATTTTTTCGTTTCTGCTGCTCTTCGCGCTGCAGAATACCGATCCGGTCAATCTGAATTTCATTTTTGGCCAGATCTGGCAGGCGCCGCTGGTCATTGTTCTGCTTGCCTTTTTTGCTGGTGGTGCGCTCCTGGGTGTCCTGTCGCTGCTCGGGGTGATTTATCGCCAGCGCCGCGAAATATCCCGCCTCAAGCGCGCGGCGAGTGAAACCAAGGCTGCCGCCGTCGTTGTTCCCGAGCCACCTGCCGTATGA
- the rfaE1 gene encoding D-glycero-beta-D-manno-heptose-7-phosphate kinase has protein sequence MLDKVLQVRLLVVGDVMLDRYWFGEVNRISPEAPVPVVKVERVEERLGGAANVARNAAALGARTALLSVVGDDDAGRSLRSLLAEGEIDAGLHVDRAIDTTVKLRVIGRQQQLLRIDFETTPSHEILDAKLAEFERRVAQCDAVILSDYGKGGLTHIAEMIRLARAAGKPVLVDPKGDDYAKYTGATVITPNRSELREVVGRWASDDELFAKSQKLRAELGLEALLVTRSEEGMTLFAADEIHHQPAQAREVFDVSGAGDTVIATLAVMLAAGADWAEAIRAANVAAGIVVGKLGTAVVTREELAAAL, from the coding sequence ATGCTGGACAAAGTCTTGCAAGTGCGTCTGCTCGTGGTCGGCGATGTCATGCTCGACCGCTACTGGTTCGGCGAGGTCAACCGGATTTCGCCGGAAGCGCCGGTGCCGGTGGTCAAGGTCGAACGTGTCGAGGAGCGCCTGGGCGGCGCCGCCAACGTCGCGCGCAATGCCGCGGCGCTCGGCGCCCGGACGGCCTTGCTGTCGGTGGTCGGAGATGATGATGCCGGGCGTAGCCTGCGCAGCCTGCTTGCCGAAGGTGAAATCGATGCCGGTTTGCACGTCGACCGGGCGATCGACACCACGGTCAAGTTGCGCGTCATTGGCCGGCAGCAGCAACTGCTGCGCATCGATTTCGAAACGACGCCGTCGCATGAAATTCTCGATGCCAAGCTCGCCGAGTTCGAGCGCCGGGTCGCCCAGTGCGACGCGGTGATTCTCTCCGATTACGGCAAGGGCGGTCTGACCCACATCGCCGAAATGATCCGCCTGGCACGCGCTGCCGGCAAACCGGTGCTGGTCGATCCGAAGGGCGATGATTACGCCAAGTACACCGGCGCCACGGTGATCACGCCGAATCGCTCGGAACTGCGCGAAGTGGTCGGGCGTTGGGCGTCGGATGACGAACTCTTCGCCAAGTCGCAGAAACTGCGTGCCGAACTGGGCCTCGAAGCCTTGCTCGTGACGCGCAGTGAAGAAGGCATGACGCTGTTTGCCGCCGACGAGATCCACCACCAGCCGGCGCAGGCGCGCGAGGTGTTCGATGTCTCCGGTGCCGGCGATACCGTGATTGCAACGCTCGCCGTCATGCTCGCCGCAGGTGCCGACTGGGCGGAAGCCATCCGCGCCGCCAATGTCGCCGCCGGCATTGTCGTCGGCAAGTTGGGGACCGCCGTCGTTACCCGTGAAGAACTCGCCGCTGCCCTGTAA